The stretch of DNA ATTGTACATTGATCAGTTGGTAGATAAGGACCCAGAAGCAGCCATAGTGTTATTTTGGAAGGCGATAAATGCTGGAGATAAAGTGGATAGTGCCTTAAAGGACATGGCTGTTGTGATGAAGCAATTAGACAGATCCGAAGAAGCAATTGAAGCCATCAAATCTTTCAGAAGCCTTTGTTCCAAACATTCTCAAGAGTCACTTGATAATGTACTTCTTGACCTCTACAAGGTATATACATACATAGACTTGCTTTCAAAAGTGTATGTTAGTTCCACTTCATATAAAGTTGACAGAATTATTATCCTCAATTGAGCTACCTAGCTTTTCTTTCTTagttttaacataaaaattaaataaattattagttcTAATGATAAAAGGTTTATATCTttacaattttaattataaaaaatataaactaattcgATATTATTCCATTAACAACTGTGTTAATTCcacaaaactataaaaaaaaatatttgacaaGTTTTACTATGCAATGAAATATTCATTTCGGATAATTTTGTTGAATTAATGTAAGTTTGATGGGTATCAAATTAACTTACcttttttaagattaaaattattaataatcaaatttttattgttaaCAGTGATAGTTTATTTAGTAAAAAAGGAATGGAGGTCAGTAGTTTTATGTTATAGCAATAAAGACCAATACTAGTAAATTATATCATTCAAGAAGTATAAGGATTAAAATATATGTATGTTAAAATAGCTAGAGAAATGTAGATTTTCTTTATATTATTGTAGGttattgaatgaaaataattaaataattagaatataaaattaatagagtAATATTAGTAGTatagaattttgaatttcttattttctaaaTTGAAACTTTCAAGTATAAAGAACCACAAAAATTATTCTCATAAAAACATATTAGGTTATTTGAATATCTGATGGGCCAAGGCTCCTGTTAAATTCACCACTGTATgaaattcattaatttttatgtgtATGTCCAATGGCTTAAGaacaatatatgtattatttaaagTGACATCTTAATAGatttcataattaattaataaatttaattcgtGATATATTCAATATTATGATTTGTTTATCATTCTGAAGAGTAAAAAGGATAATCATATATGTCATTTCATGTTGTTACAAAGTAACATCTTAATAGAgatttagttaattaataaacaAATCATGAATAATCTAATTGAGTGTTCGTGAAAGACAGAAATGTGGAAGAATTGACGAGCAAATTGAGTTgctgaagcgaaagctaagactAATCTACCAAGGTGAAGCTTTCAATGGAAGGACCACAAGGACTGCTCGCTCTCATGGCAAAAAGTTCCAAGTTTCTATCAAGCAAGAAACTGCAAGATTATTGGTATTTTTCATATTACATCATACAtattaactctttttttttatcctttgTCGCACTTTTTCATCATTACTACCTTTAATTTACTTtagcttatttttattttcgaaaaaatatattttttgggtctaacgatttttttaaaaatatgtttaatatttaatttaatttaattttgtccataacgtttttaatttatagatcaatctttttaatattttcgatttgtgttaaaattacacgtagatatttttaattttctcattaatattttaaatggaGATAACAtctaatattaattttgacataaattaaaaataataggaataaaattatattaaattaaacgttaaacatattaaaaaattaacaaatattaaaaataaaaaacattttttacctttttttcttttacaattttttgtttttattttgatttgattggaaatttgaaattaataatataaaaattggcatcataataatgaaaattaaaaacagaaaggCAAAATATGCATTAAAATTGGTGATGCGTGCATTGTGGGAAATAATtttgcattttatttatttttgagtgaGTGGGCAGAAAAATCTACCTTACAATAATGATAGGATAGAATTTAATGTTGAAGGTATGATTGGATTTGTGCATTATTCATCCTTCACGTCCGACTAGTCTCTTGCTGGACAGGTATGAATTGAATTATTAAGGTatcttaatttaataattttaatttttgaagaaaataatattatgatataatttcaaaatttctgATGATAAAAGAGTATAAAGCTTAATCTTGTGGCcccatattttttaaataaaaaagtaaattaaatttcaatataAAGTATGGATGGACAGAACCTCATGATTTGGATTGAAAAGAACCTCATGCATGAGTGGTGTTATAGAAGAAAacatacaaatataaataatagcTATCCATGAACAagttttatttatctaaatataaaaatgtttttatttatgttttaactaaaatagtaaagggaaattctaatttctaactgtgttttattctatatatatttttagggAAATTTGGGGTGGGCCTACATGCAAAAGGAGAACTACATGATGGCGGAGGTTGTATTCAAGAAAGCCCAAATGATAGATGCTGACGCCAACAAGGCTTGCAACTTGGTGGTGTGCCTCATGAGACAATCCCGTTATGAAGAAGCCTATTACATTCTTGAACATGTCTTGCATGGAAAGCTTCCTGGCTCCGATGAAACTAAGTCCAAGAAAAGAGCAGAGGAGTTGCTTTTggaatttaattcaaatatccCTCAATCACAATATCTGGATAATTTGGGCCTTGATGATGACTTTGTCAAAGGGATAGATGAATTGCTCACTGCATGGGGATCAAATAACAGATCCAGGAGGCTTCCTATATTTGAGGAAATCTCTTCGTTTAGAGATCAATTGGCATGTTAGTTAATTCTCAATCTTAGGTTAtatgtttcttttattattgtttgtgTCATGTTTGTATATATTACTATATTAGTGTCATAGGTTGTTATTATTCTTAGTTTAGGTTTGCTGCAAAGAGGGGCTTTAATTTGTCTTCTCTGATCTAGTACGTAGTTTGTGCTTCCTCTACCCTTTTTTGTCTTCTTAAAATGATGAGGGAAGCCATGAAACCAATAAGGTTTGCTTGTATCTTGTTAGATGAATAATAGATATGAAGCGTTCCAAGCACCATCTTTGTGGATAAAAGATTGATGGTATGATATGAAATTCATTTTGTTACGTAGTTTCAGGTGCAAAAACAATCATCTATGATAAtactcttttacttttttttttttttaatgcttaTTAAGAGTGATCATGATTCATGAATATCGATTTTGAGAATAAAAAAGCAGCTTGGTCAAATGTCATGAAACACAAAAACAGCAATATTGGAACATTGGAGCACTTatgaaactcaaaaaaaaaaaatatattctggGCTAACTAGTTAGTGCTTCTGGTTAGACCAAGCCACAATATTGGATCctaagaaaaccaaaaaaactaGTAGTTGTGCAAGCATCATCTAAATCAGATCCCCAATGAGAATCAACAAATGCAAGGATTTTGAAGTCAAAGTAGGTGTTTCGAGAGTTACCTGAAACGTTGATTTGGGACTGAACGTGAGATCCAGATCACTTTGTATGGCAGCGTTCGACTTGTTGATTCCGAGGTGTCGCTTGTCCGAGTTCCTCGTGAGgaggtgggggtggtacctgcaagagactccaatgcttaagttagcaaggatttttagGCAGATTTTTAGTAGATTAAAACATGAATTATACTGAgtggtgtcagtgtatttatagtaaaGTCATTGACCACTTTTGTTGGAGTTGTTCCATCTTTATTGATACATAACCATTCCCTTTATCTTGGGTGTTTTGTTGAGTTCACCCTTCTAGATGAAGTGGCGAGATTCTTGGAGGCAGTTTCTTACTTTGGACAAGTAGAGCTAGGCTCGCTTGATGGTGTCCAATGATGAGGGAAAAACGTTTCCACACAAACTcgccggcaagtgtaccggttcgcatcaagtagtaataactcacaagagtgaggtcgatcccacagggattgatggattgagcaactttatttaggtgatgaatttagttaagcgaatatttgatgatttgagtgaaacTTGATTAACagaagtaaaattgcaagaaaataaaagggagatTGAAAATGGgatgaatcttaaagtgcagaagaattaacttgcagaaacttaaagtgcaagaaagtaaacaagCTGAAACTTAAACGGCAAGAAAGGTAAATgactaaaacttaaagtgcaagaaatgtaacttgctgaatctaaattgctaggaaacttaaattgcatgaagaatagagggattttgggtactAGGATTCAAAACAAAGCTGGAATTGTAAATTGAAGTAAATCAGAAAACCATGAGATGAAGGGAAATTGCAGAAGAACCAAAGTAGAATTGAAAAATTGTAGAAGAATCAAAACAGCAAGAGAGCTTAACTCAATTGTGAAATCCTAAAAAGAAATTGacaagtgcagaaaagtaacaAGAACAGAAAGAAAATCTAGACCTCAATTACTCTCTTGACCAAACAGAAGATTCCGATTCAATTTTCGATTCTTAGAActataaaaaggaaaagtataagaTGATTCTCAGATGAAGAATTTCAGTGGAGTTATTCAATCTGagttcaaaaacaaaaatcagaaaatagaagttgcagaagaaagaaaatgaacaaAGAAAACATAGATCTGATCCCAATTCCCCCAATTCTAAAATtctaaaaggaaaattaaaagagagctAAAAAAAAGGTCCTTCTCAAATCAAACttgctcctatttatacactttctatttccATCATTTAACACTTGAAGTGGACTTTTTGGTTTGGCCTTGAATGAGAGTGGGTCAGGGGTGTTTGGTGAAGCTCCCAGTGGAACGCTCAGTTGACAAAGTGAACGCCTCGTTCACTCCCTGAGCGTGCATCCTTTGGTGTGCGCCTTCCTCATTTGGCGCTCCCTTTGTGAGCAATGCGTTCCTTTATTGAGCGCTTGCTTTTTGGTTGAGCGCTGTACCATTTGGTGCACAATTTCCTTCCTTGGCACTCTCCTAGTGAGCGCTACGCTCTGATTTTGAGCGCTGCACCATAAGTGCTCCTCACGTGCGCACTTTTTCTTTGTTGGCGCTCCTTTAATGAGCGCTACATTAAGAGTTTGAGCGCTGTATAGTGTACGGATGGTGGCATGAGCTTCCTCCCCCGAACTTGAAAATCACGAAAAAGTTAAGAAAGTGAACGTGGCACTCACTTCCAAAGTGAACGTGGCGCTCACTTCCAAAGTGAACGCTAGCTGTTTATGTTCCTAAGCGGTGCGTTCTCTATTTAAACGTAACGCTTCCCTGATTGCTTCCCccttttcttcatttcttcacctacaagcaaccaaacaaccaatcaaagtctcaccaaaatcacaaagtctttgcatcattcatgaaatcaattaattctagcaTAAAATCTATGATTTGTGTAAAATAAATGatgtttgattgattcaaaataatCATGAAAATCCACTCCAATCACTTACTTGTTgtgtaagaaagtgcataaaacctaatgaaactaatgaaaaatgcttataaaactagcataagatgacttgtcatcacaacaccaaacttaaaccttccttgtccccaagcaagcactaaacatgagaagaaatgaaataaaacacAGAAGCATTTATATCCTTATTTAGCAGGTAATAGAATTTGGACTATGCGGTTTTATGCAAACAATATGTAGCTCAATTATTCTTAGTTGCTAGCTGTGAAATGTCTCTTTGAGGATTCACTAGAGTTGCTGCTATAATTCCTTGCTCTTTGATTGATCCCAGTTAgatttttccttctttctttttcttagaaAGCTTATTTCTCAATGATGGCTCAGTGTCAAGTGCTACAGCAGCCTTTTGGCTTAATTTTTCTCAACACCTCTTCACTACAAACACTTCGCTCACAATTCTTCTTAGGAACATTGAtacccagcatctctttggatcactaaatgctttgtaggtaggttgctcttgataatggactttcgGTTGATAATCCCGAATTAGTTAATCTAAGTTACCAAGTTTTAAAAGACTCCTCAGAACCGAGTtgtccaagcagatcctagtacaagaagcaccacaggcatgtgtcctaaggtccaagctattggtgtctagcct from Arachis duranensis cultivar V14167 chromosome 4, aradu.V14167.gnm2.J7QH, whole genome shotgun sequence encodes:
- the LOC107484052 gene encoding protein SULFUR DEFICIENCY-INDUCED 1 — protein: MEGSGCKKSSKGKKDDLYHVIHKVPYGDTLYVKAKHAQLVDKDPEAAIVLFWKAINAGDKVDSALKDMAVVMKQLDRSEEAIEAIKSFRSLCSKHSQESLDNVLLDLYKKCGRIDEQIELLKRKLRLIYQGEAFNGRTTRTARSHGKKFQVSIKQETARLLGNLGWAYMQKENYMMAEVVFKKAQMIDADANKACNLVVCLMRQSRYEEAYYILEHVLHGKLPGSDETKSKKRAEELLLEFNSNIPQSQYLDNLGLDDDFVKGIDELLTAWGSNNRSRRLPIFEEISSFRDQLAC